A single region of the Gorilla gorilla gorilla isolate KB3781 chromosome 1, NHGRI_mGorGor1-v2.1_pri, whole genome shotgun sequence genome encodes:
- the LOC129534659 gene encoding large ribosomal subunit protein eL21-like, whose amino-acid sequence MTNTKGKRRGTRYMFSRHFRKHGVVPLATYMRIYKKGDIVDIKGMGTVQKGMSHKCYHGKTGRVYSVPQHAVGIVVNKQVKGKILAKRIHVCIEHIKHSKSQDSFLKHVKENDQKKKEAKEKVTWVQRKHQPAPPREAHCVRTNGKEPELLETTPYEFMA is encoded by the coding sequence ATGACaaacacaaagggaaagaggagaggcaccCGATACATGTTCTCTAGGCATTTTAGAAAACATGGAGTTGTTCCTTTGGCCACGTATATGCGAATCTATAAGAAAGGTGATATTGTAGACATCAAGGGAATGGGTACTGTTCAAAAAGGAATGTCCCACAAGTGTTACCATGGCAAAACTGGAAGAGTCTACAGTGTTCCCCAGCATGCTGTTGGCATTGTTGTAAACAAACAAGTTAAGGGCAAGATTCTTGCCAAGAGAATTCATGTGTGTATTGAGCACATTAAGCACTCCAAAAGCCAAGATAGCTTCCTGAAACAtgtgaaggaaaatgatcagaaaaagaaagaagccaaagagaaagttACCTGGGTTCAACGGAAGCACCAGCCTGCTCCACCCAGAGAAGCACACTGTGTGAGAACCAATGGGAaggagcctgagctgctggaaACTACTCCCTATGAATTCATGGCATAa